From a single Pseudorasbora parva isolate DD20220531a chromosome 17, ASM2467924v1, whole genome shotgun sequence genomic region:
- the ccdc85a gene encoding coiled-coil domain-containing protein 85A isoform X1, whose protein sequence is MEKPIQPQLQSSISKSAEGPSEDLSKLTDEELLKWSKEELVRRLRRSETEKMSVIVDHSNLIREVNRRLQQHLNEIRGLKEVNQKLQEDNQELRDLCCFLDDDRQKGKKVSREWQRLGRYSAGIMRKEVTLYLQKLKELEQRQEEVVRENLELRELCLMLDEEKGSGVTGRTAGTGGPAGCRNSIDSQSSLSHASGPGPGLLRDVGDGSSTSSAGSTDSPDHLTHKQQLLGGPVGGSPDHLHKPGSGEKAPGPEHASRRHSTSQEYAAHTYPQVCRSRCGSFSSPDHKGLRGLSPEKLGKSLSRGSPEQFSKHLLVSSQPPGSPDLFQKHRASMSSMCGSPEPKQILSGTPEHLQKGRVISGSPELSRHSKFGSPGREVAHKRPGVEEMSPHHRSIYSGMNALISAGCCSSTCRSVKLWDSFDAS, encoded by the exons ATGGAAAAGCCCATCCAGCCTCAGCTGCAGTCGAGCATATCCAAGAGCGCAGAAGGTCCCTCAGAGGATCTCTCCAAACTTACGGATGAGGAGCTTCTGAAATGGAGCAAGGAGGAGCTGGTTCGCCGGCTGCGCAGATCCGAAACCGAGAAGATGAGCGTTATAGTGGACCACAGCAATCTCATCCGAGAGGTGAACCGCAGGCTTCAGCAGCACCTCAACGAGATACGAGGGCTGAAG GAGGTGAATCAGAAGCTTCAAGAGGACAACCAGGAGCTGCGGGACCTCTGCTGCTTTCTGGATGATGACCGGCAGAAAGGAAAGAAAGTCTCGAGGGAGTGGCAGCGATTGGGCCGCTACAGCGCAGGGATCATGCGTAAGGAGGTGACGCTGTACCTGCAGAAGCTGAAGGAGCTGGAGCAGAGGCAGGAGGAAGTAGTAAGGGAGAACCTTGAACTGAGAGAGCTGTGCCTTATGCTGGATGAGGAGAAGGGCTCTGGAGTTACTGGCAGGACAGCAGGTACTGGAGGACCAGCCGGCTGCAGGAATTCAATCGATAGCCAGAGCAGCCTGTCTCATGCCAGCGGCCCTGGGCCTGGCCTACTAAGGGATGTGGGTGACGGGAGCAGTACCTCCAGCGCGGGCAGCACCGACAGCCCTGACCATCTTACACATAAGCAGCAGCTGTTGGGTGGCCCGGTTGGAGGCAGTCCTGACCACCTACATAAGCCAGGCTCAGGGGAGAAGGCACCAGGTCCTGAGCATGCAAGCCGCAGACATAGCACCAGCCAGGAGTACGCAGCTCACACCTATCCCCAAGTGTGCCGGTCTCGCTGTGGGTCCTTCTCCAGTCCTGATCATAAGGGCTTGCGGGGTCTCAGTCCAGAGAAACTTGGCAAGAGCTTGTCGAGAGGCAGTCCAGAGCAGTTCTCGAAACATTTGCTGGTGTCCTCTCAGCCCCCTGGCAGCCCAGACCTTTTCCAGAAGCACAGGGCTAGCATGAGTAGTATGTGTGGGAGTCCAGAGCCCAAACAGATTCTATCAGGGACACCGGAACACCTGCAGAAGGGACGTGTCATATCTGGGAGCCCTGAGTTGTCAAGGCACAGCAAGTTTGGCAGCCCCGGTCGAGAGGTGGCACACAAGCGGCCGGGCGTAGAGGAGATGTCCCCTCATCACCGGAGCATCTATAGCGGTATGAACG
- the ccdc85a gene encoding coiled-coil domain-containing protein 85A isoform X2, with protein sequence MEKPIQPQLQSSISKSAEGPSEDLSKLTDEELLKWSKEELVRRLRRSETEKMSVIVDHSNLIREVNRRLQQHLNEIRGLKEVNQKLQEDNQELRDLCCFLDDDRQKGKKVSREWQRLGRYSAGIMRKEVTLYLQKLKELEQRQEEVVRENLELRELCLMLDEEKGSGVTGRTAGTGGPAGCRNSIDSQSSLSHASGPGPGLLRDVGDGSSTSSAGSTDSPDHLTHKQQLLGGPVGGSPDHLHKPGSGEKAPGPEHASRRHSTSQEYAAHTYPQVCRSRCGSFSSPDHKGLRGLSPEKLGKSLSRGSPEQFSKHLLVSSQPPGSPDLFQKHRASMSSMCGSPEPKQILSGTPEHLQKGRVISGSPELSRHSKFGSPGREVAHKRPGVEEMSPHHRSIYSALISAGCCSSTCRSVKLWDSFDAS encoded by the exons ATGGAAAAGCCCATCCAGCCTCAGCTGCAGTCGAGCATATCCAAGAGCGCAGAAGGTCCCTCAGAGGATCTCTCCAAACTTACGGATGAGGAGCTTCTGAAATGGAGCAAGGAGGAGCTGGTTCGCCGGCTGCGCAGATCCGAAACCGAGAAGATGAGCGTTATAGTGGACCACAGCAATCTCATCCGAGAGGTGAACCGCAGGCTTCAGCAGCACCTCAACGAGATACGAGGGCTGAAG GAGGTGAATCAGAAGCTTCAAGAGGACAACCAGGAGCTGCGGGACCTCTGCTGCTTTCTGGATGATGACCGGCAGAAAGGAAAGAAAGTCTCGAGGGAGTGGCAGCGATTGGGCCGCTACAGCGCAGGGATCATGCGTAAGGAGGTGACGCTGTACCTGCAGAAGCTGAAGGAGCTGGAGCAGAGGCAGGAGGAAGTAGTAAGGGAGAACCTTGAACTGAGAGAGCTGTGCCTTATGCTGGATGAGGAGAAGGGCTCTGGAGTTACTGGCAGGACAGCAGGTACTGGAGGACCAGCCGGCTGCAGGAATTCAATCGATAGCCAGAGCAGCCTGTCTCATGCCAGCGGCCCTGGGCCTGGCCTACTAAGGGATGTGGGTGACGGGAGCAGTACCTCCAGCGCGGGCAGCACCGACAGCCCTGACCATCTTACACATAAGCAGCAGCTGTTGGGTGGCCCGGTTGGAGGCAGTCCTGACCACCTACATAAGCCAGGCTCAGGGGAGAAGGCACCAGGTCCTGAGCATGCAAGCCGCAGACATAGCACCAGCCAGGAGTACGCAGCTCACACCTATCCCCAAGTGTGCCGGTCTCGCTGTGGGTCCTTCTCCAGTCCTGATCATAAGGGCTTGCGGGGTCTCAGTCCAGAGAAACTTGGCAAGAGCTTGTCGAGAGGCAGTCCAGAGCAGTTCTCGAAACATTTGCTGGTGTCCTCTCAGCCCCCTGGCAGCCCAGACCTTTTCCAGAAGCACAGGGCTAGCATGAGTAGTATGTGTGGGAGTCCAGAGCCCAAACAGATTCTATCAGGGACACCGGAACACCTGCAGAAGGGACGTGTCATATCTGGGAGCCCTGAGTTGTCAAGGCACAGCAAGTTTGGCAGCCCCGGTCGAGAGGTGGCACACAAGCGGCCGGGCGTAGAGGAGATGTCCCCTCATCACCGGAGCATCTATAGCG